In Zunongwangia profunda SM-A87, the following proteins share a genomic window:
- the miaA gene encoding tRNA (adenosine(37)-N6)-dimethylallyltransferase MiaA has protein sequence MNNNVLISVVGPTAIGKTALGVHIANYFNTEIISADSRQFFKEMSIGTAVPSPEELAAAKHHFIQHISIEDQYSVGDFEKEATAKISELFKKHEIVVMVGGSGMYVKSILEGLDDFPEIDPQIREHLNESLAQNGLQSLQEQLKKLDPEYYEKADMENPHRVIRALEICIGTGKKFSSFLNKKKQQRNFDIIEIGLTADRQKIYDRINLRVDLMMQEGLLAEAKQLYPKRQLNAMNTVGYKELFRYFDQEIELEFAISEIKKNTRRFAKRQLTWFRKNNNIHWFDYTTKPEQIMMFLSEEINALNK, from the coding sequence ATGAATAACAACGTATTAATAAGTGTTGTAGGGCCTACTGCAATTGGTAAAACAGCACTGGGAGTCCATATTGCCAATTATTTTAATACCGAAATAATTTCTGCAGATTCACGGCAGTTTTTTAAGGAAATGAGCATTGGCACTGCTGTTCCTTCCCCTGAAGAACTAGCGGCGGCAAAACATCATTTTATTCAGCATATCTCTATAGAAGATCAATACTCGGTAGGCGATTTCGAAAAAGAAGCTACAGCAAAAATCAGTGAGCTCTTTAAAAAACATGAGATAGTGGTGATGGTAGGCGGTAGTGGAATGTATGTAAAAAGTATTCTTGAAGGTTTGGACGATTTTCCTGAAATCGATCCGCAAATAAGGGAACACCTAAATGAATCCCTGGCACAAAACGGTTTGCAAAGCTTACAGGAACAATTAAAAAAATTAGATCCTGAATATTACGAAAAAGCTGATATGGAAAACCCCCACCGGGTAATTAGGGCACTAGAAATTTGTATAGGAACAGGTAAAAAGTTTTCGTCTTTTCTAAATAAGAAAAAGCAACAGCGCAATTTCGATATCATAGAAATTGGTCTTACGGCAGATCGCCAGAAGATCTATGACCGCATCAATCTAAGAGTAGATCTAATGATGCAGGAAGGATTATTAGCTGAAGCTAAACAGCTTTATCCTAAAAGACAGCTAAACGCTATGAACACTGTAGGGTATAAGGAACTTTTCAGATATTTTGATCAAGAAATCGAACTGGAGTTCGCCATCTCAGAGATCAAAAAAAACACACGCCGATTCGCAAAAAGGCAATTAACCTGGTTCAGAAAAAATAATAATATCCATTGGTTTGACTATACCACCAAACCAGAACAGATTATGATGTTTCTTTCCGAAGAAATAAATGCTTTAAATAAGTAG
- a CDS encoding DUF1015 domain-containing protein codes for MVKITPFKAVRPQRARAGLVASRPYGEYNEAEMRARLDYNPYSFLHILNPAYKFQHTISGTQKFQLIKNRYLEFKEEDTFIQDEKPCFYVYKMETRDLYCCGIIAAASAEDYKNDIIRKHEETIASREELFKEYVKTVGFNTEPVLLTYENKPEIQQILEKIMLRNPEYEFATRQRETHYLWKVENEAEIAQIQQFFAKMNSIYIADGHHRCASSFLLSKESAENNENHTGKESYNHFLSYFIPEEHLKIYQFRRLITDLNGFSKEDFLIRLDEHFRIENRKLDAYTPEQKHQFKMYLDGEFYSLFLRKTSMHFTNTLSRLDSQILYERILAPILGIKDLRKDKRISYIPGKKDILEMKKLVDSGEFAVGFGMMPVSISEIKQIADEGLTMPPKSTYIEPKLRSGLTIYEF; via the coding sequence TTGGTAAAAATAACTCCATTTAAAGCGGTACGCCCACAGCGAGCACGAGCGGGACTTGTAGCTTCCCGTCCCTATGGCGAATACAACGAGGCTGAAATGCGGGCGCGCCTGGATTATAATCCCTATTCATTTCTTCATATTCTTAATCCGGCCTATAAATTTCAGCATACGATTTCCGGAACCCAGAAGTTTCAACTGATCAAAAACCGGTATCTGGAATTTAAAGAGGAAGACACCTTTATTCAGGACGAAAAACCGTGTTTTTACGTCTATAAAATGGAAACCCGTGATTTATACTGCTGCGGAATAATTGCCGCTGCCAGTGCTGAAGATTATAAAAATGATATTATTCGTAAACACGAAGAAACCATTGCCAGCCGGGAAGAGCTATTTAAAGAATACGTAAAAACAGTTGGTTTTAATACCGAACCGGTGTTACTCACTTATGAAAATAAGCCTGAAATTCAGCAAATCTTAGAAAAAATAATGCTGCGGAATCCCGAATATGAATTTGCTACGCGGCAACGGGAAACGCATTATTTATGGAAAGTAGAAAATGAGGCTGAAATTGCGCAAATTCAACAGTTCTTTGCAAAGATGAATAGTATCTACATTGCCGATGGCCATCATCGCTGCGCCTCCTCTTTTTTATTATCTAAAGAATCGGCTGAAAATAATGAAAATCATACCGGAAAAGAGTCCTACAATCATTTTCTAAGCTATTTTATTCCTGAAGAGCATTTAAAAATCTATCAATTTCGCCGTTTAATCACCGATCTTAACGGATTTTCGAAGGAAGATTTTTTAATCAGGCTCGATGAACACTTTAGGATCGAAAATCGAAAGCTGGATGCTTATACGCCAGAACAGAAACACCAGTTTAAAATGTATTTGGACGGTGAATTTTATTCGCTGTTTTTACGAAAAACAAGTATGCATTTTACCAATACGCTTAGCCGATTGGATAGCCAGATTTTATATGAACGTATTTTAGCACCAATTTTAGGTATTAAAGATTTACGTAAAGACAAGCGCATTAGTTACATCCCTGGAAAAAAAGATATTCTGGAAATGAAAAAACTGGTAGATAGCGGCGAGTTTGCCGTAGGATTTGGAATGATGCCGGTAAGCATTTCAGAAATAAAACAAATTGCAGACGAAGGCCTAACCATGCCCCCAAAAAGCACCTATATTGAACCTAAATTAAGAAGCGGACTTACCATTTACGAGTTTTAA
- a CDS encoding Gfo/Idh/MocA family protein, with protein MLKVGVLGAGHLGKIHLKLLNQSSKYNLVGFYDADKENSEKVAAEFGYTAYNDLDQLIADVEVVDVVTPTLAHFDVAKKVISAKKHLFIEKPITNTFEEAEVLIKMAAENGVKGQVGHVERFNPAFRSVVDRIENPMFIEAHRLAEFNPRGTDVPVVLDLMIHDIDAILSVVKSEVKSINASGVSVISDTPDIANARIEFENGCVANLTASRISMKNMRKSRFFQRDAYISVDFLEKKCEVVKMKDAPAQPDEFAMILQNAEGIKKQIYYDNPSVSPNNAILDELETFADAITNDTTPIVTLEQGAKALKIAKEVIANF; from the coding sequence ATGCTTAAAGTTGGGGTACTGGGTGCCGGTCACCTGGGTAAAATCCATTTAAAATTACTCAATCAATCTTCAAAATATAACCTTGTTGGCTTTTACGATGCTGATAAGGAAAATTCAGAAAAAGTTGCGGCCGAATTTGGGTATACGGCTTACAATGATCTGGACCAACTCATTGCCGATGTAGAGGTGGTAGACGTGGTTACCCCTACGCTTGCACATTTTGATGTGGCCAAAAAGGTGATTTCGGCAAAAAAACACCTGTTTATCGAAAAACCGATCACCAATACTTTTGAAGAAGCCGAAGTGCTTATAAAAATGGCAGCAGAGAATGGTGTAAAAGGGCAGGTGGGCCATGTAGAACGTTTTAATCCGGCATTCAGATCGGTGGTAGATCGTATCGAAAACCCGATGTTTATTGAAGCGCATCGCCTGGCGGAATTTAATCCTCGCGGTACCGATGTGCCGGTAGTCCTGGATTTGATGATTCATGATATCGATGCTATTTTAAGTGTTGTAAAATCTGAAGTAAAAAGCATTAATGCCAGTGGGGTTTCGGTAATAAGTGATACCCCAGATATTGCGAATGCTCGTATCGAATTTGAAAATGGATGCGTTGCCAATCTCACCGCAAGCCGAATTTCGATGAAAAACATGCGTAAATCAAGATTTTTCCAGAGAGATGCGTATATATCTGTCGATTTCCTGGAGAAAAAATGCGAGGTGGTAAAAATGAAAGACGCGCCGGCACAACCTGATGAATTTGCCATGATCTTGCAAAATGCTGAAGGCATAAAAAAACAAATTTATTACGATAATCCATCGGTTTCCCCAAATAATGCCATCCTGGATGAGCTTGAAACTTTTGCCGATGCGATAACCAACGATACTACCCCGATCGTGACTTTAGAACAGGGCGCAAAAGCGCTTAAGATCGCCAAAGAGGTGATCGCTAATTTTTAA
- a CDS encoding DUF3857 domain-containing protein, which produces MNKFLLPLLLLILSSSIFAQEKDESFNQQNFNVSNTRVTKDELYANTYLPDTTANAFYIYESGFSEIEDGREYHLFTNYEAKIKILNKEGYNEANITIPLYKGSNGTERIHDLKATTYYLEGSTIRYKTLSESKIFKEEDEKYDYIKFTFPDLQPGAVLVYSYRLETPYLFNFHTWWFQEDIPKVYSRYETEIPANYEYNIVKMGELELDQNDADIKKNCFYGGQSQNAGDCITTVYAMKQVPAFIEEDYLTSKYNYISRITYELKQITMLNGTVRKYTKEWKDVDREFRTDKGIGRQLKKDRLVKELLPAEIAGKDNNLEKAKDIYNFVRDHYKWNGEYGIFDKMNLKDLLKDHTGNVSSVNVLLHNFYINEGYQVFPIISATRNRGFPKKIVPVLSDFNYLFVLLEVDGKEYMLDATDEFVEFGQLPFRALNQYGRKLDFDNESSWIDIIPDGLSKITYRDSLIVHEDGTSTLKSQQIFGGYHASNARRKIEKSSEDEAILQALNNIRDSYELIHLDYQNEKNMDKELLVNYEIKNISQKINDRIYLNPFTFLFWKENPFKLEERKYPIDFGYKDVYSANILVKTPDNYEIVEIPEQQIIGLPNASGKIQFIAQQADDHHLYIRLHVIFSEAMYASGYYPYLKEFIDQLVKIQKQSVIVLKEKKDTLAEN; this is translated from the coding sequence ATGAATAAATTTTTACTACCGCTATTATTACTTATTTTAAGTAGCAGCATTTTCGCTCAGGAGAAAGATGAGTCATTCAATCAACAAAACTTTAATGTGTCAAATACCAGGGTGACTAAAGATGAACTTTACGCCAATACGTATTTACCAGACACCACGGCTAACGCTTTTTATATATATGAAAGTGGTTTTAGTGAGATCGAAGATGGCCGGGAGTACCACCTTTTCACGAATTACGAGGCTAAAATTAAGATTTTAAACAAAGAAGGGTATAACGAGGCAAATATTACCATCCCGCTTTATAAAGGAAGCAACGGTACAGAAAGAATTCATGACCTTAAAGCTACCACGTATTATTTGGAAGGATCTACCATTCGATACAAAACACTATCTGAAAGTAAAATCTTTAAAGAAGAAGACGAAAAGTATGACTATATAAAATTTACCTTTCCAGATTTACAACCCGGTGCCGTTTTGGTGTATTCCTATAGGCTGGAAACACCCTATCTTTTTAATTTTCATACCTGGTGGTTTCAGGAAGATATTCCTAAAGTGTATAGCCGTTACGAAACTGAGATCCCGGCTAATTATGAGTATAACATCGTAAAGATGGGAGAACTGGAATTAGATCAAAACGATGCAGATATTAAGAAAAACTGTTTTTATGGTGGCCAATCACAAAACGCTGGTGATTGTATTACCACTGTTTACGCTATGAAACAAGTCCCTGCATTTATAGAAGAAGACTACCTTACCTCTAAATATAATTACATTTCCAGAATAACATATGAGTTAAAACAAATTACCATGCTCAATGGTACGGTACGCAAATATACTAAGGAATGGAAAGACGTAGATCGAGAGTTTAGAACGGATAAAGGCATTGGAAGGCAATTAAAAAAAGACCGACTCGTAAAAGAATTATTACCCGCTGAAATTGCAGGTAAAGATAATAATCTAGAAAAGGCGAAGGATATCTATAATTTCGTTAGAGATCATTATAAATGGAATGGAGAATACGGAATTTTTGATAAAATGAATCTTAAGGATCTTTTAAAAGATCATACCGGTAATGTTTCGTCTGTGAATGTACTGCTCCATAACTTTTATATTAATGAAGGCTATCAGGTTTTTCCTATTATTAGTGCGACCCGTAATCGTGGATTTCCAAAGAAAATAGTTCCGGTACTTTCAGATTTTAATTATCTGTTTGTGTTATTAGAAGTTGATGGTAAAGAGTATATGTTAGATGCTACAGACGAATTTGTTGAGTTTGGGCAACTTCCCTTTAGGGCTTTAAATCAATATGGGAGAAAGCTGGATTTTGATAATGAAAGCAGCTGGATCGATATTATTCCAGATGGTTTATCGAAAATAACTTATCGCGATAGTCTTATAGTACACGAAGATGGCACGTCTACTTTAAAATCCCAGCAGATTTTTGGCGGATATCACGCCTCTAATGCGCGTAGAAAAATCGAGAAATCATCTGAAGATGAAGCCATTTTACAGGCTCTTAATAACATTCGTGATTCCTACGAGCTTATCCATCTGGATTACCAGAACGAAAAGAATATGGATAAAGAGCTTTTGGTCAATTATGAGATAAAAAATATTTCTCAAAAAATTAATGACAGGATCTACCTAAATCCTTTTACATTTTTGTTCTGGAAAGAGAACCCCTTTAAACTGGAAGAAAGAAAATATCCTATCGATTTTGGATACAAAGACGTATACAGTGCTAATATTCTGGTCAAAACTCCGGATAATTACGAAATAGTAGAAATTCCTGAACAACAGATTATTGGGTTACCAAATGCTTCCGGTAAAATTCAGTTTATCGCGCAACAGGCAGATGACCATCATCTATATATTCGACTACATGTTATTTTTTCTGAAGCGATGTATGCTTCCGGTTATTATCCTTACCTAAAAGAATTTATAGATCAGCTTGTCAAGATCCAAAAACAGTCTGTAATTGTTCTAAAAGAAAAAAAAGATACCTTAGCAGAAAATTAA
- a CDS encoding 3-hydroxyacyl-CoA dehydrogenase family protein yields the protein MKTIAVIGAGTMGNGIAHTFAQFGFQVNLIDISKKNLQKGVDTITKNLDRMLAKEKISEKDRQHTLDNISGFIDIPSGVKGVDLVVEAATENENLKLKIFSQLNDICDENVILASNTSSISITKIASVVKNQERVIGMHFMNPVPIMKLVEIIRGYNTSDDVTETIMKLSEKLNKVPVEVNDYPGFVANRILMPMINEAIETLYNGVAGVYEIDTVMKLGMAHPMGPLQLADFIGLDVCLSILEVMYNGFKNPKYAPCPLLVNMVQAGKMGVKSGEGFYDYSENKKAEKVSAQFV from the coding sequence ATGAAAACAATTGCTGTTATTGGAGCAGGAACAATGGGAAACGGAATTGCCCATACTTTTGCCCAATTTGGATTTCAAGTAAACTTAATTGATATTTCTAAAAAAAATCTTCAAAAAGGAGTGGATACGATTACCAAAAACCTGGATCGTATGCTAGCTAAAGAGAAGATTTCTGAGAAAGATAGGCAACACACTTTAGACAACATTTCAGGGTTTATCGATATCCCTTCGGGAGTTAAAGGTGTTGATCTTGTTGTTGAAGCCGCTACCGAAAATGAAAATTTAAAGCTAAAGATCTTTAGTCAGTTAAATGATATTTGCGACGAAAATGTGATTTTGGCTTCGAATACCTCTTCGATTTCGATCACAAAAATTGCTTCCGTAGTAAAAAATCAGGAGCGTGTAATTGGAATGCATTTTATGAATCCGGTGCCAATCATGAAATTGGTTGAAATTATTAGAGGATATAATACTTCTGATGATGTAACTGAAACCATCATGAAGCTTTCTGAAAAACTAAATAAAGTTCCGGTGGAAGTAAATGACTATCCCGGTTTTGTAGCAAACCGAATTCTAATGCCGATGATCAACGAAGCCATCGAAACACTTTACAATGGTGTTGCCGGTGTTTACGAAATCGATACGGTGATGAAACTGGGAATGGCACATCCTATGGGCCCTTTGCAGTTAGCCGATTTTATTGGTTTAGATGTATGCCTTTCGATTTTAGAGGTGATGTATAACGGATTCAAAAATCCCAAATACGCGCCGTGCCCATTACTGGTAAATATGGTGCAGGCCGGCAAAATGGGAGTAAAATCCGGAGAAGGATTTTATGACTATTCTGAAAATAAAAAAGCTGAAAAAGTTTCAGCGCAGTTTGTATAA
- a CDS encoding YggS family pyridoxal phosphate-dependent enzyme → MNIAENIKKYRDQLPDTVDLVAISKTKPNEDLMEAYEVGQRIFGENKIQEMTDKWEALPKDIEWHMVGHVQRNKVKYMAPYVGLIHAVDSLKLLKEINKQAKKHDRVIRCLLQIKIAEEDSKFGISAGEAEEILQSETYKTFENVAVVGLMGMATHTDNDEKVAEEFDYLHSVFKDFRVKYPAIKELSMGMSGDYKIAVKHGSTMVRIGSSIFGARNYN, encoded by the coding sequence ATGAATATTGCTGAAAACATCAAAAAATACAGGGATCAACTTCCTGATACCGTAGATCTTGTGGCGATAAGCAAAACCAAGCCAAATGAGGATCTTATGGAAGCTTACGAAGTAGGACAGCGCATTTTCGGAGAAAATAAGATCCAGGAAATGACTGATAAATGGGAAGCTTTACCTAAGGATATCGAATGGCATATGGTGGGGCATGTTCAGCGAAATAAGGTAAAATACATGGCACCTTATGTTGGCCTGATTCATGCAGTAGACAGCTTAAAGCTCTTAAAAGAAATAAATAAACAGGCTAAAAAACACGATCGGGTAATTAGATGCCTGCTACAAATAAAAATAGCTGAAGAAGATTCCAAGTTTGGGATTTCTGCCGGCGAGGCTGAAGAGATTTTACAATCAGAGACCTATAAGACTTTTGAAAATGTAGCAGTAGTGGGATTAATGGGGATGGCTACCCATACCGATAATGATGAAAAAGTTGCTGAAGAATTTGATTACCTGCATTCGGTTTTTAAAGATTTCAGGGTAAAATATCCGGCAATTAAAGAGCTATCTATGGGAATGAGCGGTGATTATAAAATTGCCGTAAAGCACGGAAGCACCATGGTAAGAATCGGAAGCTCGATTTTTGGAGCTCGTAATTACAATTAA
- a CDS encoding response regulator transcription factor, producing the protein METENKKILLVEDDPNFGTVLKDYLAMNEYEVTHAKNGMEGFEKFKKDDYDLCILDVMMPYKDGFTLAKEIREKNEEIPIIFLTAKAMKEDVLKGYKVGADDYLNKPFDSEVLLMKIKAIMQRKATDSVADSKQFEFEIGNFHLNSKLRFLTFGDEEPQKLSPKENELLRLLALHENDLMPRELALTKIWRDDNYFTSRSMDVYIAKLRKYLKKDENVEILNIHGEGFRLVVKNKEEEKA; encoded by the coding sequence ATGGAAACTGAAAACAAGAAAATTTTACTAGTAGAGGACGATCCGAATTTTGGAACGGTACTTAAAGATTACCTTGCAATGAATGAATACGAGGTAACCCACGCTAAAAACGGAATGGAAGGATTCGAAAAATTTAAAAAAGATGATTACGATCTTTGTATTCTTGATGTGATGATGCCGTACAAAGACGGATTTACCCTTGCGAAAGAAATTCGCGAAAAAAACGAAGAAATTCCAATTATCTTCTTAACGGCCAAAGCTATGAAAGAAGATGTATTAAAAGGCTACAAAGTAGGGGCAGACGATTACCTGAATAAGCCTTTTGATAGCGAAGTTTTGCTTATGAAAATTAAGGCTATTATGCAGCGCAAAGCTACTGATAGTGTAGCCGATAGTAAGCAATTTGAGTTTGAAATTGGTAATTTCCATCTGAATTCTAAACTTAGATTTTTAACTTTTGGAGACGAGGAGCCTCAAAAATTATCTCCTAAAGAAAACGAATTGTTGCGTTTACTAGCCTTACATGAAAATGATCTAATGCCTAGAGAATTGGCCTTAACCAAAATCTGGAGAGATGATAACTACTTTACTTCCAGAAGTATGGACGTGTATATCGCCAAGTTACGTAAATACCTTAAAAAGGATGAAAACGTAGAGATTTTAAACATTCATGGGGAAGGATTTAGACTTGTTGTAAAAAACAAAGAAGAGGAAAAAGCATAA
- a CDS encoding exonuclease domain-containing protein — MYAILDIETTGGKYNEEGITEIAIYKFDGEKVVDQFISLINPERPIQPFVVGLTGINNEMLRNAPKFYEVAKRIVEITTDCIIVAHNAKFDYRILRTEFKRLGFEFQRKSLCTVELSKKLIPDMPSYSLGKLVRALGIPLSDRHRANGDAQATVKLFKMLLAKDTKKDILKDNVRQEPKRQLDSKLVYILDDLPAITGIYYLHDEDGEIIYIGKSKNIKKRINQHFTNDHARAREMQKEVASVSYESTGNELIALLRENQEIKNNKPKYNRALKKHIFTHGLYHYTDKDGYINLKISKARATKNCITTFSSLRSAKSSLARWIEEYELCARISGEHIGSGSCFNYTIKSCHGACIGHESTEDYNARVMQLIEKYSYINQNMLVIDRGRDVDEKSALLIEAGKFKGVGYYNLNHQINKLDIIRSIITPMTNDRDAQHIIQSYLRKNKKLKIIQFSSNE, encoded by the coding sequence TTGTACGCAATTTTAGACATAGAAACTACTGGCGGAAAGTATAATGAGGAAGGAATTACCGAAATTGCTATCTATAAATTTGACGGAGAGAAAGTCGTAGATCAGTTTATAAGCCTTATTAACCCAGAACGTCCTATACAACCCTTTGTGGTTGGCCTTACCGGGATTAACAACGAAATGCTGCGCAACGCCCCCAAATTTTACGAGGTCGCCAAACGCATTGTAGAGATTACAACAGATTGTATTATCGTTGCCCATAATGCTAAATTTGATTACCGTATTTTAAGAACCGAATTTAAACGTCTTGGTTTTGAATTTCAACGAAAATCATTGTGTACGGTAGAACTTTCTAAAAAATTAATCCCTGATATGCCATCTTACAGTTTAGGTAAACTGGTAAGAGCTTTGGGAATTCCGTTAAGTGATCGCCATCGGGCCAATGGGGATGCACAAGCCACGGTTAAGCTTTTTAAAATGCTGTTGGCAAAAGATACCAAAAAAGACATTTTAAAGGATAACGTTAGGCAGGAACCCAAAAGACAATTAGATAGTAAATTAGTGTATATCCTGGATGATCTACCGGCAATTACCGGTATTTACTATTTACATGATGAGGATGGAGAGATTATTTATATTGGTAAAAGCAAGAATATTAAAAAACGAATCAATCAGCATTTTACCAACGATCACGCCAGGGCCCGGGAAATGCAAAAAGAAGTTGCTTCGGTTTCCTACGAATCTACCGGAAACGAACTTATCGCCCTGCTGCGGGAAAATCAGGAAATAAAAAATAATAAGCCCAAATATAACAGGGCGCTAAAAAAGCATATATTTACTCATGGTCTTTATCATTATACCGATAAAGACGGCTATATTAACCTTAAAATTAGTAAAGCACGAGCGACAAAAAACTGTATCACAACCTTTAGTAGTTTACGCTCGGCGAAAAGCAGCTTAGCCCGGTGGATCGAAGAATACGAGCTTTGCGCAAGAATTTCAGGTGAACATATCGGCTCAGGTAGTTGTTTTAATTATACGATAAAAAGTTGTCATGGCGCTTGTATAGGCCATGAAAGTACTGAGGATTATAATGCAAGAGTAATGCAGTTAATTGAAAAATATTCGTACATCAATCAAAATATGCTGGTGATAGATCGCGGTCGTGATGTAGATGAAAAAAGTGCATTGCTCATTGAAGCTGGTAAATTTAAAGGAGTGGGATATTATAATCTAAATCATCAAATCAATAAGTTAGACATTATAAGATCTATCATCACCCCCATGACGAATGATAGAGATGCCCAACATATCATTCAAAGCTACTTAAGAAAAAATAAGAAGCTTAAAATCATTCAATTTTCATCAAATGAATAA
- a CDS encoding ion transporter, giving the protein MKITDDRPAWKKRLYEIIYEADTPMGKLFDIVLLVLIVFSVVLVMLESITHIHAEYYWEFFIAEWCITIFFTIEYIARILVIKRPKSYIFSFYGIVDLLSTLPSYLGFFIGGKNLFFAIRALRLLRVFRVLKITRYVGESNKLVIALKNSKAKILVFLFAVFIICIITGTLMHLIEGKGGGFDNIPISIYWCIVTLTTVGFGDIAPITPLGRLLASLLMIVGYGIIAVPTGIVGAEYSRATDKSIADNTQVCPHCNEGKHLSKAEFCHNCGNKLNE; this is encoded by the coding sequence TTGAAAATAACAGATGACAGACCTGCATGGAAAAAGCGGCTTTACGAGATTATTTACGAAGCCGATACTCCTATGGGAAAACTATTTGATATTGTCCTTCTGGTTCTTATTGTTTTTAGTGTTGTACTGGTGATGTTAGAAAGTATCACCCATATTCATGCCGAATATTACTGGGAGTTTTTTATTGCAGAATGGTGTATTACTATCTTTTTTACAATAGAGTACATTGCCAGAATTCTGGTCATCAAAAGGCCTAAAAGTTATATTTTTAGTTTTTACGGGATCGTTGATTTACTTTCTACCCTACCTAGTTATCTTGGTTTTTTTATCGGTGGCAAAAATCTATTTTTTGCAATAAGGGCGCTACGGCTACTCCGGGTATTTAGAGTCCTAAAAATAACACGCTATGTTGGGGAATCTAATAAACTGGTTATTGCCCTAAAAAATAGTAAAGCAAAAATTCTTGTTTTCTTATTTGCTGTTTTTATTATCTGTATTATCACCGGTACCCTTATGCACCTTATTGAAGGAAAAGGTGGCGGTTTTGATAATATTCCTATAAGCATCTACTGGTGTATTGTAACGCTCACCACGGTAGGCTTTGGCGATATTGCCCCCATTACACCACTTGGCCGGTTATTAGCTTCGTTGCTTATGATTGTTGGATACGGAATCATCGCCGTACCTACGGGAATTGTAGGTGCAGAATACAGCAGGGCTACAGACAAAAGTATCGCAGATAACACCCAGGTTTGCCCTCATTGTAATGAAGGAAAACATTTATCTAAAGCCGAATTTTGCCATAACTGCGGAAATAAACTAAATGAATAA